In the genome of Olsenella profusa DSM 13989, one region contains:
- a CDS encoding dihydrofolate reductase encodes MRAIVSVTNDWGIGRDGRLLVPNKADMHHFVELTRGCTVLMGRMTFEGLPKGPLRGRRNVIVSHNGTYERTGFPRTGSGDVPGYEVCTSFEDALTAVAGDGADRVWLIGGESLYRALLPACSEVEVTKNDTCIPADAFFPDLDEDAAWEVVRRSSGGTTDDGVTFEYVTYRRGA; translated from the coding sequence ATGAGGGCAATCGTCTCCGTGACGAACGATTGGGGCATTGGCCGAGATGGGCGGCTGCTGGTGCCCAACAAGGCGGACATGCATCACTTCGTGGAGCTCACACGTGGCTGCACCGTGCTCATGGGACGCATGACGTTCGAGGGCCTTCCCAAGGGGCCCCTCAGGGGAAGGCGTAACGTCATCGTCTCCCACAACGGCACCTACGAGCGCACCGGGTTCCCGCGAACGGGCTCGGGTGACGTTCCTGGCTATGAGGTGTGCACTTCCTTCGAGGACGCCTTGACGGCCGTCGCGGGCGACGGCGCCGACCGGGTGTGGCTCATAGGGGGCGAGAGCCTGTACCGCGCCCTGCTCCCGGCCTGCAGTGAGGTGGAGGTCACCAAAAATGACACGTGCATCCCCGCGGACGCCTTCTTTCCCGACCTCGACGAGGATGCCGCATGGGAGGTCGTGCGGCGCAGCTCGGGCGGCACTACGGATGACGGCGTCACGTTCGAGTACGTCACCTATCGTCGCGGCGCATGA
- a CDS encoding phosphotransferase family protein, giving the protein MELSGNKVELVTRHNKVVYRDGDRIVKAFVPTKPASDVFREALNLARVAEGDLPVETPEVIEVSRLKDGSWALATDCFEGTTLAEQLLDAGGTPREGELLDQFVDLQIKVQQAPVPAALTHQSAKVVRMIGRVEGLDPSARYDLQMRADRLRSGRAICHGDFNPSNVVVGEQGVCVCDWTHVTIGLPEADAAMTYILFKLTFPALADAYLDAYSRYADMPKQKVRYWLPVVAAAELSRGRKGNEEFLRSMVSESNDYE; this is encoded by the coding sequence ATGGAGCTATCAGGCAACAAGGTTGAGCTTGTCACCCGACACAACAAGGTCGTCTATCGTGATGGCGACAGAATCGTAAAGGCATTCGTTCCCACCAAGCCCGCCAGCGACGTCTTCCGCGAGGCGCTCAACCTCGCACGCGTTGCCGAGGGTGACCTTCCGGTTGAGACGCCCGAGGTCATTGAGGTGTCTCGTCTCAAGGACGGCAGCTGGGCACTTGCGACGGATTGCTTCGAGGGCACGACGCTCGCGGAGCAGCTGCTGGATGCAGGGGGTACGCCCAGGGAGGGCGAGCTGCTCGACCAGTTCGTTGACCTCCAGATCAAGGTTCAGCAAGCCCCCGTGCCCGCCGCGCTCACCCATCAGTCCGCGAAGGTCGTGCGTATGATCGGGCGCGTGGAGGGTCTCGACCCCAGTGCTCGCTACGATCTGCAGATGAGGGCCGACCGTCTGCGCTCCGGCAGGGCCATCTGTCATGGCGACTTCAATCCCTCCAATGTGGTCGTGGGGGAGCAGGGCGTCTGCGTCTGCGACTGGACGCACGTCACTATTGGCTTGCCCGAGGCGGATGCGGCCATGACCTACATCCTCTTCAAGCTCACCTTCCCTGCCCTTGCGGACGCCTATCTCGATGCGTACTCCAGGTACGCGGACATGCCCAAGCAGAAGGTTCGCTACTGGCTGCCCGTCGTGGCCGCCGCCGAGCTCTCGCGTGGCCGCAAGGGGAACGAGGAGTTCCTGCGCTCCATGGTGAGCGAGTCAAACGACTACGAGTGA